In Xiphophorus maculatus strain JP 163 A chromosome 2, X_maculatus-5.0-male, whole genome shotgun sequence, one genomic interval encodes:
- the LOC102229526 gene encoding genetic suppressor element 1-like isoform X3 produces the protein MFGLKTPHFYLPGMNHESNKSASLGMISTATRTTATVSPLSPLTNGNAAAQSANSGFAAALRKLAKQAEDPRVSALSSESSPVSSPGTSHPSPVATPKRGSLGPLLGQSRGHSVPSNPPVVTIAPTKTSNGQWRTDGRQVESSVQGLSRERVGAESAPLQQDKRTAPVPPPHSLAQSFGRTHSSIMQDPRLQSISLPGQMHAVVPSGAVPEEYLRALRPFATSDDLRLTSLPLSLDPAAAAHAAAAAAYYHPAYLHHPLSLQSRMEESLCLSALRSQFYSMPAGGAFPPLHPSALQLHLPGGRYPGEINHTAFSERLQMENELRQREREQEREREKEREREAGLEREREEERERELDRQKERQRDRQHQMVRTAESQYLAELQARRAALPEDRARPGERLTPTRLDKTKDPDQLNFPGTKAVPLQPGLSSSRASVPLPVPSLLPAHLGKHRAVASGGIHEALAAAMMTQRASEEVWLARQRAQGQEREGPLEVGLRSPGKGVETRRDSHRTSSVYHNQSKDIPLGAPPPLISPKGPHHPTAPPTNLWNPASLVDTPADSRRKFNPPTPPTRPPPGLTRTDRPPMSWGEDASKRTSKSPERCPPLRGAGLQESWSRTEPDRALHSSYPRHHINNHHRPTAPPSALTEQGLQYQAGPPSLIRERQTQAVDSMLIYDEVLQQHRRLLSKLDLEEKRRKEAREGGYYYDLDESYDESDEEEVKAHLRRVTEQPPLKLDTSSEKVDFLRLCGLTTLTHRDELLSEKRRKRRRRMRERSLSPPAVQSKRKICSLSTPTASLTTQYSAEQMDSTPELEEKKDFLLMFNLSHVSPQQRRDKEKTEELLRAIQRKTVTLDTLRYNPVLLCRSPAALFTGDSSAAPQSNGHQYPESPSPSPPYSHKHRQNDTPKASMDSQVPRIPPPLAPHHDKSETAEAQSNRKLQVLQNGAALQRKESGPLANGRSRPWERFTPEAFAQRFHQAVLQSTHSTLQGKGVSSCAAEVGGKPERSLPPNNPHLKTLHINHSAQHAHVNGHHFHLPAASQDAPTLREHLSNEEEEESDDEEEEEAPRKWQGIEAVFEAYQEYVDEWSIERQVLHSQCKRLEAQNYNLTRTAEQLSLTMGELVSQRQKVREERDRLQAQLEHFRRCLTLPNVHWGRSQSNGQAQR, from the exons GTATGAACCATGAGTCCAATAAATCGGCATCATTAGGAATGATCTCCACAGCAACTCGCACCACGGCCACAGTCAGTCCCCTCAGCCCACTAACCAATGGGAACGCAGCTGCCCAGTCTGCAAACTCCGGATTTGCTGCCGCCCTGCGAAAACTGGCCAAGCAGGCCGAAGATCCCCGAG TCTCTGCCCTCAGCAGTGAATCGTCTCCAGTGTCGTCACCAGGCACCAGCCACCCCTCGCCGGTCGCCACCCCGAAGCGGGGCTCTTTAGGGCCCCTCCTGGGCCAGAGCAGGGGCCACAGTGTGCCGAGCAACCCACCCGTGGTCACCATCGCTCCCACCAAGACCAGCAACGGCCAGTGGAGGACTGACGGCCGACAG GTTGAGTCGAGCGTTCAGGGACTAAGCAGGGAGCGGGTGGGAGCCGAGAGCGCCCCGCTGCAGCAGGACAAGAGGACGGCGCCCGTCCCCCCACCTCATTCGCTGGCTCAGTCCTTTGGCCGCACACACAGCAGTATCATGCAAGACCCCCGCTTGCAGAGCATAAG TTTACCAGGGCAGATGCACGCCGTGGTTCCCTCGGGGGCTGTTCCAGAGGAATACCTGCGAGCTCTCCGGCCCTTCGCCACCTCGGATGACCTCAGACTGACCTCTCTGCCCCTCAGTCTTGACCCCGCCGCAGCGGCCCACGCAGCGGCAGCAGCTGCCTACTATCACCCTGCCTACCTGCACCACCCTCTGTCTTTACAAAG CAGGATGGAGGAGTCCCTTTGTCTTTCTGCACTGCGATCGCAGTTCTACTCTATGCCTGCAGGTGGCGCCTTCCCTCCCCTTCACCCTTCGGCCCTGCAGCTGCATCTACCTGGAGGCCGCTACCCAGGAGAAATTAACCACACAGCTTTCTCTGAGAG GCTACAGATGGAGAATGAGCTCCGCCAGCGTGAAAGAGAGCAGGAGCGAGAacgagagaaagagagggagcgCGAGGCCGGGCTGGAGCGGGAGCGGGAAGAGGAGCGGGAGAGAGAGCTGGACAGACAGAAGGAGAGACAGAGGGACAGACAGCACCAGATGGTCCGGACGGCCGAGAGTCAGTACCTGGCTGAGCTGCAGGCTCGAAGGGCAGCACTGCCGGAGGACAGGGCCCGACCCGGAGAGAGACTCACTCCTACCAGGCTGG ATAAAACCAAAGACCCAGACCAGCTGAATTTCCCAGGAACAAAAGCGGTGCCCCTGCAGCCTGGACTGTCGTCCTCCAGGGCGTCCGTCCCACTCCCGGTGCCCAGCCTGCTGCCGGCTCACCTGGGGAAGCATCGTGCTGTTGCCTCTGGGGGGATCCATGAAGCTCTGGCAGCCGCCATGATGACTCAGAGGGCGAGTGAAGAAGTGTGGTTGGCACGGCAACGAGCACAGGGACAGGAGAGGGAGGGCCCACTGGAGGTGGGCCTCAGGTCACCTGGGAAAGGCGTGGAGACGAGAAGAGACAGCCACAG aaccagttcAGTCTATCACAACCAAAGCAAAGACATACCCCTTGGCGCTCCACCGCCGCTCATCTCCCCTAAAGGTCCCCACCATCCCACTGCTCCTCCAACAAACCTGTGGAACCCAGCCTCCCTCGTCGACACGCCCGCAGACTCCCGCAGAAAATTCAACCCCCCTACACCACCGACCCGACCACCGCCGGGACTGACCCGGACCGACAGGCCTCCAATGAGCTGGGGAGAAGATGCAAGCAAGAGGACTTCTAAAAGCCCAGAGAGGTGTCCCCCTCTGAGGGGAGCGGGTTTACAAGAGTCATGGAGCAGGACTGAGCCGGACCGAGCCCTGCATAGCTCGTACCCGCGGCATCACATCAACAACCACCACAGACCGACCGCACCTCCGTCTGCCCTGACCGAACAGGGGCTTCAGTACCAGGCAGGCCCTCCGTCCCTGATCCGGGAGCGGCAGACACAAGCGGTGGACAGCATGCTGATTTACGATGAGGTTCTGCAGCAGCACCGGCGGCTGCTCAGTAAGCTGgacctggaggagaagaggaggaaggaggccAGAGAAGGAG GTTATTACTATGACCTGGATGAGTCATATGATGAGAGCGATGAAGAGGAGGTAAAGGCTCATCTGAGGAGGGTGACAGAACAGCCGCCTCTCAAACTGGACACATCCTCCGAA AAAGTGGACTTTTTGCGTTTGTGCGGCCTCACCACGCTGACCCATCGGGATGAACTGCTGTctgagaagaggaggaagaggaggaggaggatgagagaGCGTAGTCTCTCCCCACCAGCAGTGCAGAGCAAAAGAAAGATTTGTTCACTTTCAACGCCCACAGCTTCCCTAACCACCCAGTACTCTGCTGAGCAGATGGACAGCACTCCtgagctggaggagaaaaaagacTTCCTCCTTATGTTCAACCTCAGCCATGTCAGCCCTCAGCAGAGGAGAG ataaggagaagacagaggagctgcTGAGGGCTATTCAGAGGAAGACTGTGACATTAGACACACTCAGATATAATCCTGTGCTGCTGTGTAGAAGTCCTGCTGCTCTTTTCACTG gGGACTCCTCCGCAGCTCCTCAGTCAAATGGACACCAGTACCCAGAGTCTCCCAGTCCCTCTCCTCCCtactcacacaaacacaggcaGAATGACACGCCCAAAGCCTCCATGGACTCCCAGGTTCCCCGCATCCCTCCACCATTAGCCCCCCATCATGACAAATCTGAAACAGCAGAGGCTCAGTCAAACAGGAAGCTCCAGGTCCTTCAGAACGGCGCCGCCCTTCAGAGAAAGGAGTCCGGTCCTCTAGCGAACGGCCGGAGCCGGCCCTGGGAGAGGTTCACACCTGAGGCTTTCGCTCAGCGCTTCCACCAGGCGGTGCTGCAGTCCACACACAGCACACTGCAGGGCAAAG GCGTCTCAAGCTGTGCGGCAGAAGTCGGTGGAAAACCCGAACGCTCGCTGCCTCCAAATAACCCTCATCTGAAAACGTTACACATCAACCACAGCGCTCAGCATGCACACGTCAACGGCCACCATTTCCACTTGCCAGCAGCAAGCCAAGATGCTCCGACTCTGCGGGAGCACCTGTCcaatgaggaagaggaagagtcagatgatgaggaggaggaggaagcgcCAAGGAAGTGGCAGGGCATTGAAGCTGTTTTTGAGGCCTACCAGGAGTATGTGGACG AGTGGAGCATAGAGCGGCAGGTTCTCCACAGTCAGTGTAAAAGACTTGAAGCCCAGAATTACAATCTGACCAGAACTGCTGAGCAGCTTTCTCTCACTATGGGG GAGCTGGTGAGTCAGAGGCAGAAAGTGAGGGAGGAGCGGGACAGGCTACAGGCGCAGCTCGAGCACTTCAGGAGATGTTTGACACTGCCGAATGTCCACTGGGGCAGGAGCCAAAGCAACGGGCAAGCACAGAGGTGA